A part of Prolixibacteraceae bacterium genomic DNA contains:
- a CDS encoding 1,4-dihydroxy-6-naphthoate synthase: MRLTLGFSTCPNDTFIFDAMVHQKIDTEGLSFDVHMADVEELNDLAFQGQLDITKLSYHAFCYLTDSYRLMKAGSALGRGNGPLLISHKSSVDLKTGRVAIPGKYTTANLLLTIAYPEIQNKEEMLFSDIENALLQDEIEAGTIIHENRFTYHERGLHKIADLGALWEERSGHPIPLGGIVTRRSFDLDLQQKIDRVMARSVQYAFDHSEDTMPFIKAHAQEMDPSVMRKHIELYVNDFTKDLGREGSDAIQYLFSEAQRVGLIKTYPTDFIIP; this comes from the coding sequence ATGAGACTTACTTTAGGCTTCTCCACGTGTCCAAACGACACCTTTATATTTGATGCTATGGTGCACCAGAAGATTGATACAGAAGGACTCTCTTTTGATGTTCATATGGCCGATGTAGAAGAGTTAAATGACTTGGCATTCCAAGGCCAACTAGACATTACGAAATTGAGTTATCATGCCTTCTGTTACCTAACAGACTCTTATCGTTTGATGAAAGCAGGAAGTGCACTTGGGAGAGGAAATGGACCACTGCTTATCTCACACAAATCATCGGTAGATTTAAAAACGGGAAGGGTAGCTATACCTGGCAAGTATACGACAGCCAACTTATTGTTGACCATTGCCTATCCCGAGATACAGAATAAAGAGGAGATGCTCTTCTCTGATATTGAGAATGCACTATTACAAGATGAGATCGAGGCGGGAACAATTATCCACGAGAATCGTTTTACCTATCACGAGAGAGGCCTTCATAAGATCGCTGATTTGGGGGCTTTATGGGAAGAACGATCAGGACATCCTATACCATTAGGTGGAATTGTTACACGACGATCTTTTGACTTGGATTTGCAACAAAAGATTGATCGTGTTATGGCACGAAGTGTACAGTATGCATTTGATCATTCAGAAGATACCATGCCGTTTATTAAAGCACATGCACAAGAGATGGATCCATCGGTAATGAGGAAACACATTGAGCTCTATGTAAATGATTTTACTAAAGACTTAGGAAGAGAAGGTTCAGATGCGATACAGTATCTTTTTAGTGAAGCCCAAAGGGTAGGATTAATAAAAACGTATCCTACTGATTTTATTATACCTTAG
- a CDS encoding flavodoxin family protein — protein MRYIEELIKKAQVLKAPSDKVLVISGSPRKGGNSDIVAKQIIEGLESEDIDGAHINLGDINFSGCIGCEKCRKDKVCSRLIDGMTTLYPEIMNSRGLVLISPVHNYNVTSWMKAFIDRMYCFYEFDNKTRPREWSSRLGEQNRKAIAIAICEQKDIHDMGFTLEAMERPMEALGYEIVDSLPVFKSFEKGAVRKQNEIMAKAYELGVKLGKQM, from the coding sequence ATGAGATATATAGAAGAGTTAATAAAAAAGGCCCAAGTTCTAAAGGCTCCATCTGATAAGGTTTTAGTCATCTCTGGTAGCCCTCGAAAAGGAGGCAATAGTGATATTGTTGCCAAACAAATCATTGAAGGATTAGAGAGTGAAGACATTGACGGTGCACATATCAATTTAGGAGATATTAATTTCTCTGGTTGTATTGGTTGTGAAAAATGCAGAAAAGACAAGGTTTGTTCTAGATTAATAGATGGAATGACAACACTATATCCTGAGATAATGAACTCAAGAGGATTGGTGCTGATCTCCCCAGTCCATAACTATAATGTCACTTCGTGGATGAAAGCTTTTATTGATAGAATGTACTGCTTTTATGAATTTGATAATAAAACCAGACCTCGTGAGTGGAGCTCTCGCTTAGGTGAGCAAAATAGGAAAGCCATCGCGATTGCTATCTGTGAACAAAAAGATATTCATGACATGGGCTTTACATTAGAAGCCATGGAGAGGCCTATGGAAGCATTAGGTTATGAAATCGTGGATTCGTTACCTGTCTTTAAATCTTTCGAGAAAGGCGCTGTGCGTAAACAAAATGAGATCATGGCAAAAGCATATGAATTAGGAGTTAAACTAGGAAAGCAAATGTAA
- the mqnB gene encoding futalosine hydrolase has product MHILLVAATTLELEYIYEGLKRSKDKGYYLIDGCPGLTIEVLITGVGIHPTTYRLTKRVLSSLPKPDWVLNVGIAGSFNDDIKLGDGVIVNTQTFVDWGVADPHGFLSVFELKFEDKDQFPFTDGQLQNPNTSPTLPLREVSSITSNSSHGTTASIRNVMAQQEADIESMEGAAVSYVCIQEGVPYIELRTISNRVEKRDFTKWDIPLAKRNLATHFLSLVKQLKSQR; this is encoded by the coding sequence ATGCATATTCTACTGGTTGCAGCAACAACATTGGAGCTTGAGTATATATATGAAGGGCTAAAGAGATCTAAAGATAAGGGATATTATCTGATAGATGGATGTCCAGGGCTTACGATTGAAGTATTGATTACTGGAGTTGGGATTCATCCAACAACCTATCGACTGACTAAAAGAGTATTATCATCCCTACCAAAGCCAGACTGGGTATTGAATGTAGGTATCGCAGGTAGTTTTAATGATGACATTAAGCTCGGTGATGGTGTTATCGTTAATACCCAAACATTTGTGGATTGGGGAGTTGCTGATCCGCATGGGTTTTTATCTGTATTTGAGTTAAAATTCGAAGATAAAGATCAATTTCCTTTTACAGATGGGCAGCTACAAAACCCCAACACCTCTCCTACACTCCCGCTAAGGGAGGTCTCTTCCATTACCTCTAATAGTTCTCATGGCACAACAGCGTCTATTCGCAACGTGATGGCACAACAGGAGGCAGATATCGAGTCGATGGAAGGTGCAGCAGTTTCGTATGTATGTATACAAGAAGGGGTTCCATATATTGAGTTACGAACCATCTCTAATAGGGTAGAAAAGCGGGACTTCACGAAATGGGATATCCCATTAGCGAAGAGAAATCTGGCAACCCATTTTCTTTCTTTAGTTAAACAACTTAAATCCCAACGTTGA